The Burkholderia lata genome contains a region encoding:
- the hisG gene encoding ATP phosphoribosyltransferase produces MTAPLTLALSKGRIFEETLPLLAAAGVQVTEDPETSRKLILPTTNPDLRVIIVRASDVPTYVEYGAADFGVAGKDVLVEHGGSGLYQPIDLNIARCRMSVAVSAGFDYASAVRQGARLRVATKYVETAREHFAAKGVHVDLIKLYGSMELAPLVGLADAIVDLVSSGGTLKANNLVEVEEIMAISSRLVVNQAALKLKRTALKPILDAFERASQNGG; encoded by the coding sequence ATGACCGCGCCGCTGACCCTTGCCCTGTCGAAGGGCCGGATTTTCGAGGAAACCCTGCCGTTGCTGGCCGCGGCCGGCGTGCAGGTCACCGAGGATCCGGAAACGTCGCGCAAGCTGATCCTGCCGACGACGAACCCCGACCTGCGCGTGATCATCGTGCGCGCGAGCGACGTGCCGACCTATGTCGAATACGGCGCGGCCGACTTCGGCGTGGCCGGCAAGGACGTGCTGGTCGAGCACGGCGGCTCGGGCCTGTACCAGCCGATCGATCTGAACATTGCGCGCTGCCGGATGTCGGTGGCCGTGTCGGCCGGTTTCGACTATGCGAGCGCCGTGCGCCAGGGCGCGCGGCTGCGCGTCGCCACGAAGTACGTCGAAACGGCACGCGAACACTTTGCCGCGAAGGGCGTGCACGTCGACCTGATCAAGCTGTACGGCTCGATGGAGCTCGCCCCGCTGGTCGGGCTGGCCGACGCGATCGTCGACCTCGTCAGCTCGGGCGGCACGCTGAAGGCGAACAATCTGGTCGAGGTCGAGGAGATCATGGCGATCTCGTCGCGCCTCGTCGTGAACCAGGCTGCGCTGAAGTTGAAGCGCACGGCACTCAAGCCGATCCTCGACGCGTTCGAACGCGCGTCGCAGAATGGCGGTTGA
- a CDS encoding thiazole synthase, producing MTSLTSADALTLYGETFASRVLIGTSRYPSLQSLSDSIAASRPGMVTVALRRQMTGGTAEAGFFDLLKRHAVPLLPNTAGCQTVAEAVTTAHMAREVFGTDWIKLELIGDDYTLQPDPVGLIEAAAQLVKDGFKVLPYCTEDLVIGRRLLDVGCEALMPWGAPIGTGKGVVNPYGLRVLRERLPDVPLIVDAGLGVPSHACQVMEWGFDGVLLNTAVSQATHPEIMARAFAQGVEAGRAAYLAGPMDARETAHASTPVVGMPFWHQDGGGA from the coding sequence ATGACGTCCCTCACCTCCGCCGACGCGTTGACGCTGTACGGCGAAACCTTCGCAAGCCGCGTGCTGATCGGCACGTCGCGCTATCCGTCGCTGCAGTCGCTGTCCGATTCGATCGCCGCGTCGCGGCCGGGGATGGTGACGGTCGCGCTGCGCCGCCAGATGACGGGCGGCACGGCCGAAGCCGGCTTCTTCGACCTGCTCAAGCGCCACGCGGTGCCGCTGCTGCCGAACACGGCCGGCTGCCAGACCGTCGCCGAAGCGGTGACGACCGCGCACATGGCGCGCGAAGTCTTCGGCACCGACTGGATCAAGCTCGAACTGATCGGCGACGACTACACGCTGCAGCCCGACCCGGTCGGCCTGATCGAAGCGGCCGCGCAACTGGTCAAGGACGGTTTCAAGGTGCTGCCGTACTGCACCGAGGATCTGGTGATCGGCCGGCGCCTGCTCGACGTCGGCTGCGAGGCGCTGATGCCGTGGGGCGCGCCGATCGGCACGGGCAAGGGCGTCGTGAACCCGTATGGCCTGCGCGTGCTGCGCGAACGGCTGCCCGACGTGCCGCTGATTGTCGACGCCGGGCTCGGCGTGCCGTCGCACGCGTGCCAGGTGATGGAGTGGGGCTTCGATGGTGTGTTGCTGAACACCGCCGTGTCGCAGGCCACGCACCCCGAGATCATGGCGCGCGCGTTCGCGCAGGGCGTCGAGGCCGGCCGTGCTGCCTATCTCGCCGGGCCGATGGATGCACGCGAGACCGCGCATGCGAGCACGCCGGTCGTCGGCATGCCGTTCTGGCACCAGGACGGGGGCGGCGCATGA
- a CDS encoding MlaA family lipoprotein produces the protein MQTIRIRQAALAVAAVAALSGCATVQTPTKGDPLEGFNRSMYKFNDTVDTYALKPVAKGYQYVVPQPVRDSVTNFFSNIGDVYIAANNIVQLRIADGVGDIMRVVINTVFGVGGLFDVATIAKLPKHTADFGITMGRYGMPSGPYLVLPLLGPSTLRDTAGLGVDYVGNPLTYVKPDGLSWGLFGVNLVNTRSNLLGAGDVLDAAALDKYSFVRNAYLQRRQMLISNARGEAAATSSNDALPKYDLPEDGAAPAAAGTAGAAAVGGATAPAGASGAAVAAPASGTAESPNPASETNVPAMQVAPPSPGGFRFPSIRLH, from the coding sequence ATGCAGACGATCCGCATCAGGCAGGCCGCGCTGGCGGTAGCGGCAGTCGCCGCGTTGAGCGGCTGCGCGACCGTGCAGACGCCGACCAAGGGTGATCCGCTCGAAGGCTTCAACCGGTCGATGTACAAGTTCAACGATACGGTCGATACATATGCGCTGAAGCCGGTCGCGAAGGGCTACCAGTACGTGGTGCCGCAGCCGGTGCGCGACAGCGTGACGAACTTCTTCTCGAACATCGGCGACGTCTACATCGCGGCGAACAACATCGTGCAGCTGCGGATCGCGGACGGTGTCGGCGACATCATGCGCGTCGTGATCAACACGGTGTTCGGTGTCGGCGGCCTGTTCGACGTCGCGACGATCGCGAAGCTGCCGAAGCACACGGCCGACTTCGGGATCACGATGGGCCGCTACGGCATGCCGTCGGGCCCGTATCTCGTGCTGCCGCTGCTCGGCCCGAGCACGCTGCGCGACACGGCCGGCCTGGGCGTCGACTACGTCGGCAACCCGCTCACCTACGTGAAGCCGGATGGCCTGAGCTGGGGCCTGTTCGGCGTCAACCTCGTCAACACGCGTTCGAACCTGCTCGGTGCAGGCGACGTGCTGGATGCCGCGGCGCTCGACAAGTATTCGTTCGTGCGTAACGCGTACCTGCAGCGTCGTCAGATGCTGATCAGCAACGCGCGCGGCGAGGCGGCCGCGACGTCGAGCAACGACGCGCTGCCGAAGTACGACCTGCCGGAGGACGGCGCGGCACCGGCGGCAGCCGGTACGGCGGGCGCGGCAGCGGTGGGCGGCGCAACGGCGCCGGCGGGTGCATCGGGCGCGGCAGTGGCCGCACCGGCATCGGGCACGGCCGAATCGCCGAACCCGGCGAGCGAAACGAACGTGCCGGCGATGCAGGTGGCGCCGCCGTCGCCGGGCGGGTTCCGCTTCCCGAGCATCCGGCTGCACTGA
- a CDS encoding ABC transporter permease, with protein sequence MSGFQTLFYKELLRFWKVSFQTVCAPIVTALLYLTIFGHALSGRVEVYPGVEYVSFLVPGLVMMSVLQNAFANSSSSLIQSKITGNLVFMLLPPLSYRDIFGAYVLASVVRGLAVGTGVFVVTIWFIPMHFAAPLFIIAFALLGSAILGTLGLIAGIWAEKFDQLAAFQNFLIMPLTFLSGVFYSTHSLPPVWREISRLNPFFYMIDGFRFGFFGASDINPFASLAIVTGFFVLLALIAMRLLATGYKLRH encoded by the coding sequence ATGAGCGGGTTTCAAACGCTGTTCTACAAGGAACTGCTGCGTTTCTGGAAGGTGTCGTTTCAGACGGTGTGCGCACCGATCGTCACGGCGCTGCTGTATCTGACGATTTTCGGCCACGCGCTGTCGGGCCGCGTCGAGGTCTATCCGGGCGTCGAGTACGTGAGCTTTCTCGTGCCGGGCCTCGTGATGATGAGCGTGCTGCAGAACGCGTTCGCGAACAGCTCGTCGTCGCTGATCCAGTCGAAGATCACCGGCAACCTCGTGTTCATGCTGCTGCCGCCGCTGTCGTATCGCGACATCTTCGGCGCGTACGTGCTCGCGTCCGTGGTGCGCGGCCTCGCGGTCGGCACGGGCGTGTTCGTCGTGACGATCTGGTTTATCCCGATGCATTTCGCGGCGCCGCTGTTCATCATTGCGTTCGCGCTGCTCGGCTCGGCGATCCTCGGCACGCTCGGCCTGATCGCCGGGATCTGGGCCGAGAAGTTCGACCAGCTCGCCGCGTTCCAGAACTTCCTGATCATGCCGCTGACGTTCCTGTCCGGCGTGTTCTATTCGACGCACTCGCTGCCGCCCGTGTGGCGCGAGATCTCGCGTCTCAATCCGTTTTTCTACATGATCGACGGCTTCCGTTTCGGGTTCTTCGGCGCGTCCGACATCAACCCGTTCGCGAGCCTCGCGATCGTCACCGGTTTCTTCGTGCTGCTCGCGCTGATTGCGATGCGGCTGCTCGCGACCGGCTACAAACTGCGTCATTGA
- the murA gene encoding UDP-N-acetylglucosamine 1-carboxyvinyltransferase, which yields MQVTVNERDAVQSVATAHPAANGESHGHGMDKLVIEGGHRLSGEIVVSGAKNAALPILCAGLLTGDPVDLDNVPNLKDVRTTLKVLNQMGVKSETDGCRVQLDASRVDNLVAPYELVKTMRASILVLGPLLARFGEAKVSLPGGCAIGARPVDQHIKGLQAMGAEISIEHGFIEARAKRLKGARIVTDMITVTGTENLLMAATLADGETVIENAAREPEVSDLAHLLVAMGAKIDGIGTDRLVIQGVERLHGARHSVIPDRIEAGTFLCAVAAAGGDVRLTGVRPHILDAVIDKLREAGVSIEEGDSWLRVKMDRRPSAVTIRTSEYPAFPTDMQAQFMALNTVATGTAQVVETIFENRFMHVQELNRLGANITIDGNTALVTGVDKLSGANVMATDLRASASLVIAGLRAEGETLVDRIYHLDRGYDRMEAKLTAVGANVRRLSGSQA from the coding sequence GTGCAAGTCACCGTCAACGAGCGCGACGCGGTCCAGAGCGTCGCCACGGCACACCCGGCCGCCAACGGGGAATCGCATGGCCATGGGATGGACAAGCTCGTGATCGAAGGCGGCCACCGCCTGTCGGGCGAGATCGTCGTGTCGGGCGCGAAGAATGCCGCGCTGCCGATCCTGTGCGCGGGGCTGCTCACCGGGGATCCGGTCGATCTCGACAACGTGCCGAATCTCAAGGACGTGCGTACCACGCTGAAGGTGCTGAACCAGATGGGCGTGAAGAGCGAGACGGACGGCTGCCGCGTGCAGCTCGACGCGTCGCGCGTCGACAACCTCGTCGCGCCGTACGAGCTCGTGAAGACGATGCGTGCGTCGATCCTCGTGCTCGGGCCGCTGCTCGCACGCTTCGGCGAGGCGAAGGTGTCGCTGCCGGGCGGCTGCGCGATCGGCGCGCGTCCGGTCGACCAGCACATCAAGGGCCTGCAGGCGATGGGCGCCGAGATCAGCATCGAGCACGGCTTCATCGAAGCCCGCGCGAAGCGCCTGAAGGGCGCGCGCATCGTGACCGACATGATCACGGTGACGGGCACGGAAAACCTGCTGATGGCCGCGACGCTCGCCGATGGCGAGACGGTGATCGAAAACGCCGCGCGCGAGCCGGAAGTGAGCGATCTCGCACACTTGCTGGTCGCGATGGGCGCGAAAATCGACGGCATCGGCACCGATCGCCTCGTGATCCAGGGCGTCGAGCGGCTGCACGGCGCGCGCCATTCGGTGATCCCCGACCGCATCGAGGCCGGCACGTTCCTGTGCGCGGTCGCGGCGGCCGGCGGCGACGTGAGGCTGACGGGCGTGCGCCCGCACATCCTCGATGCGGTGATCGACAAGCTGCGCGAAGCCGGCGTGTCGATCGAGGAAGGCGACAGCTGGCTGCGCGTGAAGATGGACCGCCGGCCGTCGGCGGTGACGATCCGCACGTCGGAATACCCGGCGTTCCCGACCGACATGCAGGCGCAGTTCATGGCCCTCAATACGGTCGCGACGGGCACCGCGCAGGTCGTCGAAACCATTTTCGAGAACCGTTTCATGCACGTGCAGGAGCTGAACCGGCTCGGCGCGAACATCACGATCGACGGCAACACCGCGCTCGTGACGGGTGTGGACAAGCTGTCGGGCGCGAACGTGATGGCGACCGACCTGCGTGCGTCGGCGAGCCTCGTGATCGCCGGGCTGCGTGCCGAAGGCGAAACGCTGGTCGACCGCATCTATCACCTGGACCGCGGCTACGACCGCATGGAAGCCAAACTGACCGCCGTCGGCGCGAACGTGCGCCGACTTTCCGGGAGCCAAGCATGA
- a CDS encoding ABC transporter ATP-binding protein, which translates to MSAIEIRHVKKRYKSLQALKGVSLSVEEGEFFGLLGPNGAGKTTLISILAGLARADEGSISVRGHDVVKDFRGARRALGVVPQELVFDPFFTVRETLRIQSGYFGLRRNDDWIDEVMANLDLTEKADANMRALSGGMKRRVLVAQALVHRPPVIVLDEPTAGVDVELRQTLWKFISRLNREGHTIVLTTHYLEEAESLCDRIAMLRRGEVVALDRTDALLRRFAGLQLYLRLATGALPSELRGLESDPAARAPGEHLLRLTSYDDVERILAQCRAAGCTFDEIEVRKADLEDVFVQVMNGADVIEGLA; encoded by the coding sequence ATGTCAGCCATAGAAATCCGTCACGTCAAGAAGCGCTACAAATCGCTTCAGGCGCTCAAGGGCGTCAGCCTGTCGGTCGAGGAAGGCGAGTTTTTCGGTCTGCTCGGCCCCAACGGCGCAGGCAAGACCACGCTCATCAGTATCCTCGCCGGGCTTGCCCGGGCCGACGAAGGCAGTATCTCGGTGCGTGGTCACGACGTCGTCAAGGACTTCCGTGGCGCGCGTCGCGCACTCGGCGTCGTGCCGCAGGAACTCGTGTTCGATCCGTTCTTCACCGTCCGCGAGACGCTGCGGATCCAGTCCGGCTATTTCGGGCTGCGCCGCAACGACGACTGGATCGACGAAGTGATGGCCAATCTCGACCTCACCGAGAAGGCCGACGCGAACATGCGCGCGCTGTCGGGCGGGATGAAGCGCCGCGTGCTGGTCGCGCAGGCGCTCGTGCACCGGCCGCCCGTGATCGTGCTCGACGAACCGACCGCCGGCGTCGACGTCGAATTGCGCCAGACGCTGTGGAAATTCATCTCGCGCCTGAACCGCGAAGGCCACACGATCGTGCTGACCACCCATTACCTCGAGGAAGCCGAGTCGCTGTGCGACCGCATCGCGATGCTGCGCCGTGGCGAAGTGGTTGCGCTCGACCGCACCGACGCGCTGCTGCGCCGCTTCGCGGGGCTGCAGCTCTACCTGCGCCTCGCAACCGGCGCGCTGCCGTCCGAGCTGCGCGGGCTGGAGTCCGACCCGGCCGCCCGCGCGCCGGGCGAGCACCTGCTGCGCCTGACGAGCTACGACGATGTCGAGCGGATCCTCGCGCAATGCCGCGCGGCGGGCTGCACGTTCGACGAGATCGAGGTCCGCAAGGCCGACCTCGAAGATGTGTTCGTCCAGGTGATGAACGGGGCAGACGTCATCGAGGGATTGGCATGA
- a CDS encoding BolA family protein → MLPTPEQVKQYIAGGLACTHLEVEGDGQHFFATIVSAAFEGKRPIQRHQLVYAALGDRMKQEIHALSMKTLTPAEWQNA, encoded by the coding sequence ATGTTGCCGACTCCCGAACAGGTCAAGCAATACATCGCCGGCGGTCTCGCCTGTACACATCTGGAAGTCGAAGGCGACGGCCAGCATTTCTTCGCGACGATCGTGTCGGCGGCCTTCGAGGGCAAGCGGCCGATCCAGCGGCACCAGCTCGTCTACGCGGCGCTCGGCGATCGCATGAAGCAGGAAATTCACGCGCTCAGCATGAAAACGCTGACGCCCGCCGAATGGCAGAACGCATAA
- a CDS encoding MlaC/ttg2D family ABC transporter substrate-binding protein, with product MKKLFLIPVFAALFSFGSAAHAQVDQSNPQALIKTATQQVLDEVKQQTIKQGDTNRIITIVNKDILPYTDFRRTTQLAMGRNWRTATAEQQQQVQEQFKLLLIRTYSGALAQLKPDQQIQYPPFRADPADTDVVVKTVAMNNGQPVQIDYRLYKSANGWKVYDLNVLGAWLIQTYQQQFNEKIQQSGVDGLIQFLTQRNQQLAAGKQAS from the coding sequence ATGAAAAAACTGTTCCTGATCCCCGTATTCGCGGCGCTGTTCTCGTTCGGCAGCGCAGCCCACGCGCAAGTCGACCAGTCGAACCCGCAAGCGCTGATCAAGACGGCGACGCAGCAGGTGCTCGACGAAGTCAAACAGCAGACGATCAAGCAGGGCGACACCAATCGCATCATTACGATCGTCAACAAGGACATCCTGCCGTACACCGATTTCCGCCGCACCACGCAGCTCGCGATGGGCCGCAACTGGCGCACCGCGACGGCCGAGCAGCAGCAGCAGGTTCAGGAGCAGTTCAAGCTGCTGCTGATCCGCACGTATTCGGGCGCGCTGGCGCAGCTGAAGCCGGATCAGCAGATCCAGTACCCGCCGTTCCGCGCCGATCCGGCCGATACCGATGTCGTGGTCAAGACGGTCGCGATGAACAACGGCCAGCCGGTCCAGATCGATTACCGCCTGTACAAGTCGGCCAACGGCTGGAAGGTGTATGACCTGAACGTGCTCGGCGCGTGGCTGATCCAGACGTACCAGCAGCAGTTCAACGAGAAGATCCAGCAAAGCGGCGTGGACGGCCTGATCCAGTTCCTCACGCAGCGCAACCAGCAACTTGCCGCCGGCAAGCAAGCGTCGTGA
- the thiE gene encoding thiamine phosphate synthase, whose protein sequence is MSARFADAFWPPADELAEAAERIRARLGDWPDGAAPWRLCVAVPDVPADGDVLIVSSGDRAAQARASAASRPAAPGAVAIEFDEQGAVLHTAGARYALAAAHPLGDDWIAALAAFLDCGFAPVDALVLALAWRDGDETRGADAWPVDATRFPRIAGLPAAPEPAFAPCPEQLGLYPVVPDAEWVERVLDCGVLTVQLRVKGATPDTLRREIARAVAAGRRHPDARVFINDHWQIAADEGAYGVHLGQEDLETADLAAIARAGLRLGLSSHGYYEMLRALHERPSYLALGPVYATATKAVAAPPQGLARIARYAHFAGAQAPLVAIGGVGLDALPAVLATGVGSVAVVSAVTGATDYRAAVAALQQCFPGQFDNH, encoded by the coding sequence ATGAGCGCGCGTTTCGCCGATGCATTCTGGCCGCCGGCCGACGAACTGGCCGAAGCGGCCGAACGGATTCGCGCGCGGCTCGGCGACTGGCCGGACGGTGCGGCGCCGTGGCGGCTTTGCGTTGCGGTGCCCGATGTGCCGGCCGATGGCGATGTGCTGATCGTCTCGTCCGGCGACCGTGCCGCGCAGGCGCGCGCGTCGGCTGCGTCGCGGCCCGCTGCACCGGGCGCGGTCGCGATCGAATTCGACGAGCAGGGCGCAGTGCTGCATACGGCGGGCGCGCGCTACGCGCTCGCCGCCGCGCATCCGCTCGGGGACGACTGGATCGCGGCGCTTGCCGCATTCCTCGATTGCGGCTTTGCGCCGGTCGATGCGCTGGTGCTGGCGCTGGCCTGGCGCGACGGCGATGAAACGCGCGGCGCCGACGCGTGGCCGGTCGACGCCACGCGGTTCCCGCGGATCGCCGGGCTGCCGGCCGCGCCCGAACCCGCGTTCGCGCCGTGCCCCGAGCAGCTTGGCCTTTATCCAGTCGTGCCGGATGCCGAATGGGTCGAGCGCGTGCTCGATTGCGGCGTGCTGACCGTGCAACTACGTGTGAAAGGCGCGACGCCGGACACCTTGCGGCGGGAAATCGCCCGCGCGGTCGCGGCTGGGCGCCGCCATCCCGATGCGCGTGTGTTCATCAACGATCACTGGCAGATCGCTGCAGATGAAGGTGCGTATGGTGTTCACCTCGGTCAGGAAGACCTCGAAACGGCCGATCTGGCCGCGATTGCGCGCGCGGGCTTGCGGCTCGGACTTTCGAGCCACGGTTATTACGAAATGTTGCGGGCGCTGCATGAGCGCCCGAGCTACCTCGCGCTCGGCCCCGTGTACGCGACCGCGACCAAGGCCGTTGCTGCGCCGCCACAGGGCCTCGCCCGGATCGCCCGTTATGCGCACTTCGCGGGCGCCCAGGCGCCGCTCGTCGCGATCGGCGGGGTGGGGCTCGACGCGCTGCCGGCCGTGCTGGCAACGGGCGTCGGCAGTGTCGCGGTGGTCAGTGCGGTGACGGGCGCGACCGACTATCGGGCTGCCGTTGCTGCGCTGCAGCAATGTTTTCCCGGACAATTTGACAATCATTGA
- the mlaE gene encoding lipid asymmetry maintenance ABC transporter permease subunit MlaE, producing the protein MISAIGRYVIGGLERTGYGTRLFVRLVLEFFPLLRRPRLVTKQIHFLGNYSFVIIAVSGLFVGFVLGLQGYYTLNRYGSEQALGLLVALSLVRELGPVVTALLFAGRAGTSLTAEIGLMKAGEQLTALEMMAVDPIKNVIAPRMWAGIIAMPLLAAIFNAVGVLGGYFVGVVLIGVDPGAFWSQMQGGVQVWADVGNGVLKSIVFGFAVTFIALYQGYEAKPTPEGVSRATTKTVVFASLAVLGLDFLLTALMFS; encoded by the coding sequence ATGATCAGCGCGATCGGACGTTACGTCATCGGCGGCCTCGAGCGCACGGGCTACGGCACGCGGCTGTTCGTGCGCCTCGTGCTGGAATTCTTCCCGCTGCTGCGCCGGCCGCGGTTGGTCACGAAGCAGATCCACTTCCTCGGCAACTATTCGTTCGTGATCATTGCCGTGTCGGGGCTGTTCGTCGGCTTCGTGCTCGGCCTGCAGGGGTATTACACGCTGAACCGCTATGGTTCCGAGCAGGCGCTCGGCCTGCTGGTCGCGCTGTCGCTGGTGCGTGAGCTGGGGCCGGTCGTCACCGCGCTGCTGTTCGCGGGCCGCGCGGGCACGTCGCTCACGGCCGAGATCGGTCTGATGAAAGCCGGCGAGCAGCTCACCGCGCTCGAAATGATGGCGGTGGACCCGATCAAGAACGTGATCGCGCCGCGCATGTGGGCGGGCATCATCGCGATGCCGCTGCTGGCCGCGATCTTCAACGCGGTCGGCGTGCTCGGCGGCTACTTCGTCGGCGTCGTGCTGATCGGCGTCGATCCGGGGGCGTTCTGGTCGCAGATGCAGGGCGGCGTGCAGGTCTGGGCCGACGTCGGCAACGGCGTGCTGAAGAGCATCGTGTTCGGGTTCGCCGTGACCTTCATTGCGCTGTATCAAGGGTATGAAGCGAAGCCCACGCCTGAGGGCGTGTCGCGCGCGACCACCAAGACGGTCGTGTTCGCGTCGCTCGCCGTACTCGGCCTCGATTTCCTGCTGACCGCGCTGATGTTCAGCTAA
- a CDS encoding ABC transporter ATP-binding protein produces the protein MSPTPTETLLELRDVDFGYGDRLVLSNLNLRFGRGQVVAVMGGSGCGKTTVLRLIGGLVRARRGQVLFDGADVGAQTRDGLYALRRKMGMLFQFGALFTDMSVFENVAFALREHTDLPEDLIRDLVLMKLNAVGLRGARDLMPSEVSGGMARRIALARAIALDPQLIMYDEPFAGLDPISLGITANLIRTLNQALGATSILVTHDVPESFAIADYVYFLANGGVLAQGTPDELRASTDPSVRQFIDGAPDGPFKFHYQSPPLAADFGLGGGRA, from the coding sequence GTGAGCCCCACTCCTACCGAGACACTGCTGGAACTTCGCGACGTCGACTTTGGCTACGGCGACCGCCTCGTCCTGTCCAACCTGAACCTGCGCTTCGGGCGTGGGCAGGTGGTTGCGGTCATGGGCGGGTCGGGTTGCGGCAAGACGACCGTGCTGCGCCTGATCGGCGGCCTCGTGCGCGCGCGCCGCGGCCAGGTGCTGTTCGACGGCGCCGACGTCGGCGCGCAAACGCGCGACGGCCTGTACGCGCTGCGCCGCAAGATGGGCATGCTGTTCCAGTTCGGCGCGCTGTTCACCGACATGTCGGTGTTCGAGAACGTCGCGTTCGCGCTGCGCGAGCACACCGACCTGCCTGAAGACCTGATCCGCGACCTCGTGCTGATGAAGCTCAACGCGGTCGGGCTGCGCGGTGCGCGCGACCTGATGCCGTCCGAAGTGTCGGGCGGGATGGCGCGCCGCATCGCGCTGGCACGCGCGATCGCGCTCGATCCGCAGCTCATCATGTACGACGAGCCGTTCGCGGGCCTCGATCCGATCTCGCTTGGCATCACCGCGAACCTGATCCGCACGCTGAACCAGGCGCTGGGCGCCACGTCGATCCTCGTCACGCACGACGTGCCGGAATCGTTCGCGATCGCCGACTACGTGTATTTCCTGGCCAACGGCGGCGTGCTCGCGCAGGGTACGCCCGACGAGCTGCGCGCATCGACCGATCCGAGCGTGCGGCAGTTCATCGACGGCGCGCCGGACGGCCCGTTCAAATTTCATTACCAGAGCCCGCCGCTCGCAGCGGATTTCGGGCTCGGCGGAGGGCGCGCATGA
- a CDS encoding STAS domain-containing protein, whose amino-acid sequence MSGFEAGSSLTVASAKSALADGLARIGAGATAVDCAALTQFDSSALAVLLAWQRAAKARGTTLDILNLPPKLASLAHAYGVDALIEGTGRH is encoded by the coding sequence GTGAGCGGCTTCGAAGCCGGCTCCTCGCTGACCGTCGCGAGCGCGAAGTCCGCGCTCGCGGACGGTCTTGCGCGCATCGGCGCGGGCGCGACCGCCGTCGATTGCGCGGCGCTGACGCAGTTCGACTCGTCCGCGCTCGCCGTGCTGCTCGCATGGCAACGTGCCGCCAAAGCGCGCGGCACGACCCTCGACATCCTCAATCTCCCTCCGAAGCTCGCCAGCCTCGCGCACGCCTACGGCGTCGACGCGCTCATCGAAGGCACCGGGCGACATTGA
- the mlaD gene encoding outer membrane lipid asymmetry maintenance protein MlaD has product MTMKKTALDFWVGLFVVVGFLAVLFLALKVGNMSSLSFQPTYSVKMKFDNIGGLKPRAAVKSAGVVVGRVKTIGFDTNTYQALVTIDVDGQYQFPKDSSAKILTSGLLGEQYIGLDPGGDTEMLKTGDTITMTQSAIVLENLIGQFLYSKAADAGGAKPAAGAPAAPAPVAVPASAVSAASGSAAQ; this is encoded by the coding sequence ATGACGATGAAAAAGACTGCTCTCGACTTCTGGGTCGGCCTGTTCGTGGTGGTGGGCTTCCTTGCGGTGCTGTTCCTGGCGCTGAAGGTCGGCAACATGAGCTCGCTGTCGTTTCAGCCGACCTACTCGGTGAAGATGAAATTCGACAATATCGGCGGGCTCAAGCCGCGTGCGGCCGTGAAGAGCGCGGGTGTCGTGGTCGGCCGCGTGAAGACGATCGGCTTCGACACGAATACGTATCAGGCACTTGTCACGATCGATGTCGACGGCCAGTATCAATTCCCGAAGGATTCGTCGGCGAAGATCCTGACGTCGGGCTTGCTCGGCGAGCAATATATCGGTCTGGATCCGGGCGGTGACACCGAAATGCTGAAGACGGGCGATACGATCACGATGACGCAATCGGCGATCGTGCTCGAAAACCTGATCGGCCAGTTCCTGTACAGCAAGGCTGCCGATGCGGGTGGGGCGAAGCCGGCAGCCGGTGCGCCGGCTGCACCGGCACCGGTGGCGGTGCCGGCGTCGGCGGTGTCCGCTGCGTCCGGTTCGGCGGCCCAATAA